The following nucleotide sequence is from Cyclopterus lumpus isolate fCycLum1 chromosome 20, fCycLum1.pri, whole genome shotgun sequence.
TGAAACCAGTTAGCAAAACACACGTGATGTACCTTAGCCACTTAGCTAATCAGCCCAATCACAAGCTTTAGCCGAAAGAGATGTTCAACGTTGATGCTCTTAACTGACGTTAAGAAAACGCACGAATTTGCagttgtgttatttttaatgaaatacttGTTTAATTAAGAGCATATTTCACTCACTCACCTACACATTTATCTGTCTGACATGTAGGAACTGAAGCTGGGCTAATACGGATCCGACAAAGACCCGCCTTAATCtgtctctgattggctagtactcGTTTCCTCCGTTGGGTGGAATACCATAGtaaaccaatcagaggcaggATAGGAGACGAAAGACATGTCGTCTAAATATGTCGTCATCACCAACTGCCGCGGCAGTACTTGGAAAACTACAGAAAGCGAGGTGCCCCCTTTTTGAACACcaatttgttgtgtttgtgctttgTGAAACAGGTTGACTACGTTATGTTACtggattcattttatttttacttttaagttGTACATTAGAACACACTTTTGCCTCAACTAGAGAAATGAACAACGTTGCCATGGTTACCAAGAACCACAAATAAACTGCAGTGGTCCACGTAGTCCTAAATTACATCGTTGAGGCGACATTTAGGCTAGAAACGTGTTTATTGTACTACATTACCCAGAATCCCGTGCGATTAAACTGTCCGTTTTGTTTACAGGACTTCGTTGAGCGAGGGCTCTTTGTGACGACTTCTGAACTCTTTTTGTTCATATAATAGCAGTGAAATAGTtgtcgtgtgtgtctgtcggcAGAAGAGAACACTATAGTGACGTTATAGTAGCAGAGGTATACTTCTATAACGAAGCAGATGATGACATTCCCGGGTCACAATCATCACCTGTTCAGGTGGCGGGGGCTCGGCAAGAAAAAATCTGTGGACAAGGTACATTTAGTCTTTGGATTTGTGTTAAATTGAGAGGTGTGGCTTCTATTTATAATCGTAAAGAGGAAATGAAACCGTGCCGATTCTAGTTAGATAATAAccttcacctcttttttttctctatcattaaataatgtttcaatgttttctaTTTGCATTATTTGGACCCTTTTCCTAGGATCAAATCCCCTCTAGAGATCCAACATACTCGTAATACGGTCTCTATTTAATTTATGATTGAAGGAAAAGCACATCAGTGTTATTACGTATGAAGGCATGGCTCATGTCGGGAGGCTTTCTCAGATGATGCCTGCAGCCTCTTATGTCTGCTAGTTACCTGATACAGATTGCTGAATCGGGGATGTAAAGGGACGACTTTTGGACCTGGAATTTTTTTATAATCTGCTGATTTAAGGCAATGGCTAAGCTTTTCTGTGAAATAATCCGCATCGTGCATTGGCTCAATCATAATTTTGCACACTGTGCCCACAGCTAAGGTGTCAGTGAGCTTGCCTGGGCACTTTAAAACAGGCAAAGGTGACCATGAGGCCCTTTGGGCTCTCTTGCAAACAGTATCAGCTCACagcttgcttttcttttcttttcttaacaGATGCTTGTGAAGAATGGTGATATTGATCAGTGGAGAAAGGTGAGAACTTCTTTGCAGCCGCTGTAAATACCAGAATTTTCATGAAGCACGTTTTTGTATCATTGTGAACTGAATTACTTTGGATTTTGGACAGTTTGGACTGGACCAATAAAGCAATTGGAAGATCTCACATTTGACTGATGGATATTAACCAAGTAACCACATATTCCatagattaattgataatgaaaaaagtttgtttattttcttgtcctTAGCGTGTGGAGGTGGCCTCCGAGTTTGCTGTATCTGAAGTCTTCTCCCACAAGAAGCCTCGTTCAGGAACCAACAGCAGAGCTGTACCCTTGCAAAGCTCTGACCAGTTAAAAGATCACGATGATGCTTACAGTGAAGGTAGGTCAGCCCGTAAAAAAATATAGTGTGTCTCTCGAGAGGCGTTACCTACATAATGGAGTTGAGCttgtgcagcagctgcaggcagACAATGATATTTGGGTGCTTGCTTGCAGCTCAGGCGCTCCTCAGTGATTGGCTGAGCAGTAAATTGCGTctggagctggaggtggaggaggaagatgaccTGATGTGCTGCAATGAGAGGAGAAGCCGCGCTGCACTGGCCAGTGCTCAGCCTGCTGCCCTTAACTACAGCAACTTTGATGGTACATAgagtggaaaaaaatatatatgttaccAACTAACGTGAGCTTTCTAATTAAATTATTCACGACCAGTTCAAATGTTCTACTTATATGGGAATGGTGTGGTttacatttgacattaaaaatCCAAATTAATAATGTAACAATTAATTAAAGCCCAGGTTGAATACTTCAAATGTTAGGCCAGATACAATTTAAAGGAGTAGTACAACAACATATTTagtcattatcattatcatgtATTATGTTAATGGGATAAACATTACTGTACTGATTTTCCTTTTAGAAACTACTCAGTTGTGATATAATACTTCTTATTCACACTCACTTGTGCAAAGATCTGTACAACTGCCTGGccgaggaggaagagcaaagtGCTGTTAACAGCTTCCTACAAGACCTGATGGAGCAAGAGGTGTTAGACTTTGGGGTTATGGAGGAACTGGCACTGGACGTTGgacaaaagaggaagaagtTCAGAGATCCAATTGTCACCATGGAAGCACGACACCTGCAGGTATGTCACCAAAGTGAGTCTCAATTTCCTAAAGAGAAGGAGACGTGAATGCTTTGGGTTAAAAAACTGCCAAGTTGTGTTTCTCACTTCCACTAATTGCTACCGATTGCCAATGAAGGTGCGAGAGAACAGAGCCCGGCAGGAGGCTGAGAGGCAGAGGcaacagggagagagggaggctcGGCGTGATGCCAGAGAGGAAGCGAAgaggagggagcgagaggaggagacaacaaAGAGGCAGCAGGCACGTAGACAGGAGGACATGGTGCAGCAGGAGATGGTGACACTGCGACGtcggatggaggagaggagaggcctGGAACAGCTGGTTCGACAGAGGTATGGTATTCACAGCAACCGCTGTGCTGAATGAAGCGCTGAGCTTATCGCATATAAGCGGGGGTTCGAAGCTTTGTCTGAGGGGAGGCCTGCAGTCTCAGACTGTGAAAACCCTTGGATCAAGAGAAGTAAGCCAGCTCTCTGAGCCAAACTAGTATTGGGGACGTTTCGCTGTGGAGAGTACATACGCTCTTGGCAAGCACAAAGAAACTGCTGCGCAATCTCTCACAAAGTGTGAACCAGGTAACTTTCATCATGAACATTCTTTGTAAAAAGCAATTAATTGCGGTCACCATGCCAACATGAAAAAAATTATTCATTCTGTAAAATCAACATTAGAGGGCATGGAAACTCTCTGTTTAtcgtttttgtgtttttatacaaacaaaatattcGTAACTACCAAATTGGTCTCAAGGTCACCTTTTTCATATCTTGGAACTTTTGTGGATTACTGGTAATCTGTATGGGGCCCTGGTAAACtaagtatatatacagtatatagagtATATGTATGGTTATTCcacagggaaagagagagagtggaaggGCAAAGGGCAGCCAGAAGCCTCCAGTCAGCTCCTCCGCCTCTCACAAACCAGCGGCCGCAGGATAGAGAGCGACTTTATAAAGAACAGAAACTTCAAACCATGGTTCACATGGTAAATCTCAAGGTTGGTTGTGTTGTGAGTGTTGCATGTTGGTATGCAAATTAATCAATGTAAATTCTCTAATTTCGTGGATGCGCATGTTTTAGCGTCTGCAGAGGCATTTTTCTGGATGGTATTCAGTTGTGTTGGACCGAAGGCTACGTTTAGGGAAGGCCAAGGCCCTCTGTGACTGGAAGCGGCAGCTGAGAGCCTGGCGTGCGTGGCGGGGAGTCGTGTGGGCGGAACATCAGCAGCGAGAGGTGGTGAGAGCAGAAGAGGATTTCCGAGCTGAAAACAGGCAAGAACCTCAATGAGATTGTGTTAAAGGTTCTGATAACCAATCCTTGTATGAATCCTGCCTTTACCGACAAATGAGACAATGTTAATCACTGATCCTTGTTACCTTGACTAAGCAATAattgatgaaaaaataaaatcccattTGTTCTCTCTTTCAGACAACGCCAGCTGGCTGTGGAGAGTGACCGACGCCGGTTACTACGGCGATGTCTGAATGAGTGGCAGCTATGGTGTCGGATAGAGAAGGAACAACGAGAGCTTTTGGCCCAGCAGCAGGAGACCCGACGCAAGATGGCTGCCTTAATCAACGCTGCATCAACGGGCAAACTCATGTCCACAGAAACCCCAACTTTTCAGGCCATTATGGCCCCAGTTGAGGCAACTAACCCACCTGAGGCCCCAGAGAAGGTGGGAGGTGCACTCACAAATCCTCACGTCATCAACTACAATGCAAAGGTATTATTTTAACCTCTTTGTTGATGCTTCCCACTGAAAATGACCTGACAAATCACATTTATAAACAAACATCAGCCCTATCCTTGGAAGGTGATACTTTTAAAATAGGTTACAAACCTCCTCTTTGCATGGCCTGAACCTTTCTTAGGTAACTAGAGAGGAAAACTTATATTACAaactctggagagagagagcagtaaAGAAGGGGGTGGTGTGAATATATGGGTTGTGAAGGCATAGCGCAGATGGAAAGAATGCAAGAGGTGTAGGAGAGTGGCACAGAGCTCAAGGGACTGAAGAGATGAAGTTTCAGTTCATGGAGGATGGGTAAGAGGCCATCCTCACTATCAAGCCTTTactgcttatatatatatatatatatatatatatactgtatatagtttTTGCAGCAAAGGCTTGATAATGAGGATCAGGAGATTAAATTGCACTGGGACACTATATCTTTGTTATCCCCCTTCAGTTGTTAGGTGGATTTCTTTCATAATATCAACTTTATGCCTTCTCTGTAGGAGGATCACCACAGGTCAAGCACTTTAGCCCCCAACGCCTCGGCAGTACCTCAGCATAAGACCCCTGTGGGTGCTGTGGCCCAGCCCACTCAGCCATGGCAGGTGACTAGACGCCATGCAGCGCCGACTGCTGCTAAGCTCCATGGGGcacagcagagaggcgagggCGGCGGCTTTATCTGTTTAAAAAGTGCAGTGTCGCCGGCCAGCAGGTTTGAAAACAGACACGCCGTCCAGCAGCAGATCATCACACAGCAGAGGAAGCTGTTGAAGGAGCAGCAAGAGAAGATTGCAcagctgaaggaggagcagagcgtAAAGAGTTTGGAGCTGGAAATGGAGAAAACAACACAGCTCACCCAGCTATCAATGCTAAGAGCATCAAGACCAAAAAGCCACAAAGGTGAACTCCCAGAGCAGAGGTAGGCTCACTGCAAACTGTGGAGATGGCACAGAAACTCTAGATGTGTGTGCATCATATTCACCCATATTCACGCTGTAACAGATGGCTTTGTAAATGGTTAATAAACAGTTTTCCACTGCTTTACCAACAACTGTAAGCCACTTACAAGAACAATGTCTGGGTTGCCAGTTATGAGAACGTTTTGAAGAGTCTTATTTttaggtgattatacactaaagaaaacatacatattaatattatattccatttctgcaacCTGGCAATGTTGTTCTTAtaagtgatttaaaaacaatcagTGAATTTCTTTATGACTGTTACTAAATCCACTAGTTACAACTTATGAGCCTTTTATTAAGGGTGACTTATAGGAAGTGGTACAAAATTCAGCATTAATAATTTTGTTACGGTCAGGGAGCAATCACCATTCAGTGTATATTAGTCAAACCTAGAAATATTGCATCAAATCAAACCATTTAGATATTGTTCCAGTGGGTCTAAATCTAAAGTCATAGTGACTTTTTGGCCATGTGTACCTTTCCTGTTCCACTAAAATCCTTTATTACAGGCTCAGATAGTAGATTGTATCATTTATACAGAAATAATACCCCTTTAACCTATTATCTCAGAAGTCTAGAAAAGTGAAGAAACTCAGGCGCTCCACTGTGGTGAATTGGGGTAGAAGTTATTATCCTTAGCTTTCTTACAAGTCTCAGAGTAGATTGAAAGAAACAGCTGCAGAGCGATTTTAATGCTAGAGAACTTTGTGCCAAAGTCAATAGTTGTGAAAAAGTTAATATTTTGTACATTCATAAGATTTGAGCCTATGTTTCGGTGCTTCTCGCTGTGACTGTTACTGTTGCAGGGCATCAAGAGTTACTGGGGAACCTGACAGTCTCTGTGCACCCCCAAGGAAAGCTGCCGCACGGCAGACATGCCCCCATGCAATTATCACGGGTCAGTCTGCAAGGTCCTTCACTCAGAGAGCTTAAAAGCAGAGGATGAAATGCACAGacccacacatacatacatgcatagcAGACACATATTTCCTTGTTGCTCTTTTGTCAAGAACATTGCTGATTTAAAAGCCTATAGGTCTATCGCCCCACAGCAACACCACTTCTATTGTCCTCCCAGTTACGTGTTCAGAATATGAAAAgcgaatataataataatccgcCACATATTCACTCCTAAGACTCTGTCGTACCACACGACTCACCGCTCTTTGTATCTTTGAAGCTATGGAGGTCCGTGCACGTCAGCGTGCAGAACGAAGGATGGAAATCGAGGAACTCAAGAGAAAGAAGGACGAGGAAAAACTGGTGAGAGATTGATGAACTGTTTTTTTGTAGGATGAGTAGCAAGTTGTATCGTCtgaaacaatatattttaaaaaacaatatattttaaaaaacacattttaatacattttcaggCTGAGATGAAAGCTGCTGAGGagcagaggcagagggaggaggaggaggagaaacgcAAAGCaggggagaagaaaagggaggagaaaaggcAGGAAAGAGAGGTGAGATTCATACTTCCTGGTTGTTCTCAATAACATTCGTTCAAATACAGGAAGCAGTAACACTGACCGACATGTAGCAGGACTGTACTCCAGTGACCACtataacatattaaaataatgtcacaTGTTCCTTCTGTCTGtgcagagggaagaggagaaacaGAGGCAGCTGAAAAGGCAGCAGGAGCTAATGAAGCTGGCCCGTCAACACCACCGCAGAAACCTGCTGCTGCGGCGAGGCCTGGCGCCATGGAAACGTCTAATTCAGATCAAACAAGCCAACATACAGGTGAATCACCTGTCTTGTCCTTTTAGCTGTCAGCTATAGCAACATAGGGAGTATTGTCCGTCCTCCAACTCAACAATTTGAGGAGGAACTCTTGGTTCTGGCCTTGACCTTTAACAGGGAGCTGTGCAAGGAGAGCTTTAGGCTTCCCATCAACACACATGCTCCTACAAACGAATTACAAGAAGCAAGAGGACATTCTGACCTACAAGAATACCAAGTCCAGGTACACACCTGGATttgaattaaagaaaagaaaaaaactggtTATGGACCGGCTTGCATACAGTACTGTGTGTCAGTTTTTCATTGAAAGGAAATGCGTGTCCTTGAAATGCTTTTTctaattcaaattcaaatctcTACTTGTGGCTGGATGTCTTTCATGACTCACGGACCGTTTGTGGACAGAATGATTCCCAATTGTCTCACACTAAAGagatttacttatttttttccatACAACAAAGATTATATGGACTAATCTGTTTTCAATTTTAGCGATTCAAAGAGGATTACACGTGCTTTCATATTTCCTGCCAGTCACCAGTGGTATAAATAACTTTCTAAAAACCCCATAATGAGTAGAATCTCCAGCTCGTTATCTATTTTGTTGTGGCTGATTTATGTCTTGattttttcttgattttcttttcttttttttaaaatgaagacCCCAAGCCAAGGGATCCACATAAACCCACCACCCAATCACATACTTATACTCTTCTGGACCTGCACGCATACATCAAGGCAGAGGAAAAAGAATCCAAGATAAAGAATGTAACAACTTTGTAGCTCACTGGACACAAAACggatgtgtgtgcatacatgtttCACAGCGAGATATAAAACCTCTTTGTTAAACCTGGCACGTATGATTGAGTTAGGATGCACTCATCAGCGTGCatcaacatttttcttttcaatccCTGCCAGCTGGCCGAGCATCATCGCAAAGTCTTCATCCTGAGGCGGTGCACACGAGGCTGGCAGCAATCAGCAAGAGAGTCCCTGTCGGAGAAGGAAGCTTTCGTTGACCAACTGCACCAGCACTTTTTGCTTCGGAGGAGCTTAAGCTGCTGGAAAAGAGTGTGTATACCCcgcgcatgcacgcacacacacacacacacactcactcaggaTTGCCCATCTTCTGCTAGGGGCTTGGAGCAACACCTTTTACTAATCTTCTCTGGTACCTGCACTCAATCATGTATTCAGGGGACCCagtctttaaagaaaaaaatcaattttcTTAGTGCTGTCCTCGTCACTCAAACTAACTTGCAGTTGTTCCGTTGTGGATTTTTGCTGCTATAAATGCAGTAAAAATACACCTATCTCTAAGGATGTGTTGAATGTTTCAGCTTAAAGACTGGCGGATGATTCAAGAGGAGAGAGCCAAGCGTTTCAATCGCACTCGCACTCTGAGGAGGTTTCTGCTGGCACTGCTCGACCATGTGACCCAGGAGAGGCTGGTGGAGTGGGACCGTCAGGAGCTGGCTCAGGAGCACAATAACAGGTCTGCTGCCCATGACTATCCCATATGTTCACTGTGTGGATGCAGTGTCAAATTCAATTTAAGAGCTTCCTTAATTACAAGTCAAAATGTTATTATATCAGCGCAGTTTGGTTACAgtacaggggaaaaaaacacaatgcctTGAATTTTTTAACTGTTACGACATTTTTAAGGAAGCCATAACTTTCGAGATTGACTTGAAATAAAGGTGGTTAATTCATAAACAAACAATGCAGAATATTATAACAGTCTTGGAGCAGATGCAATTGTTGAACATTTACCAATATCTTTTCCACCGCAACTGCCTTTGCATTAGATTATAAACGACACCATCATCTCTTTAACTCCAGTGATGTGCCTCAAATCTGTTGTTCATTGTAAATGTCTCTTCATATCACGTTTAATGTCATTGGGGTTTTGCCGCTCAAGCGGAAACTTCAATATGGCTAAACTAGCTGGTGTGGCAGTGTTTATGGTCAATAGTTGGGAAGACATTTACCCTTGAGCCAAGTTTGCTAGTAGATGTTTAAGACCATTCACTGAGACACTGGACACTttaattttcatttaaatactttTGCAGGATTACTTCCTAGACATATAAATCAGCAAAAATATGTGGTTTGGATTATGCTGAGTAACAGCACTATTATTCAGTCCTCTGTTTTCCGTTGTGGAAAGAAATAATGGTTTCTGTAGCACTGCTCTAACTCAATGATTTCACCGTTATTGACACTTCAGCTTCTCAGGTGAGGTCAGCTAAACCCACCGGCTGCCATGGTCAATAGGCCCCCAGTGACATCATGTGAAAACTCATTTGGTTTCGTCAACCCGTCTGTCCCTATAATGCAGTTTCTTATTGCTCTGTTCCCGTCTGTCCCTCCACCTGCCTGCACTTCAGACGGGTGCTGCGACGATGTTTGCTGGCCTGGAGGCAGCTACCCTGTCTGCTGCGCAAGGAAAGAGTGAAGGAGCAGCGGCGGGAGAAGCTGGGGCAGAGAGTGGCTGAGGTTCTGCCTGATTTCGGTTCCTACCCGCTGTAAAGCCTCAGAGAAAAACTTGCATACAAACATCTCAACAACTCTGGGAGACACACATACGAAGACAAAATGAATATACATTTCTcaacattaatttaataaaaataaataatttcatacAAACAACTGGACCAATACAACTTTTAGGATTCCCAAAAAAAGCTTTCAAACCCTTAGTAAAATGTGCGATAGTGGAAAGACATTATTGGTTTATTAGCTTTTAATTAATTCAGGAATCCATTTGAACCAgctaagaaaataaaagtgactACTAATATATTCATGGCTGTCCGATCATTTATTATGTTAAATGCAATGACAAACTGTAGAACCTTGATTGCCTGATTATGTGGCGAGACGTTTCATTCATCGGCGATAAATAATCCATGACACTCACAAGGTCAAGTTAGGTACCCTCCTTTGTGAACACTGCAGGTAAGTGTTTGAGAGAGACAatctttaaaaatatgtttcctGTGTCATTGAGGCGTCGACACCGTGCTCAGAGAAATCAACACTACGAGGACCAGAGCAACTATTGGTTCTCACATTTTTCTTGTTCGTCGTCTCCCAGCAAGGCACTAGAATGTAGAGGGGACATAAAAACAATGTTCAAGTCCAGAGAAGACAGTCAGTGTGAAGGATACGGTGATATTTGTTTGGCAGGGAGACGAGTGACTAGCGAAAAAGAGATTAAAAGGTCAATGCGAGTGCACAGCTGCATGGAGGAGATGCCAGTAGTGGGTGACATAAATGGCAGTGAATGTATCCTATTGTAGCTTTTATTACTATGTGTCCAAGTCAGAGCAACTCAATAACTGTAATCCAGTGATACAAGTAATTTGATGTAAGCAGAAGAGGAAATTGTAGTGAAAAGAGCCATGCTGCCATCCAGTGGACCTGAACAAGAACAGCAACCATAAGATCCAAACGTGTTTTCAAATCAGGGCTGGCAAACGGTCTCTTACACCAGGTCTGCTGGGACGGGAGAGGGGTGATTCAGCTTTTCTCCCATGGTCATGAACTCTGCCCAGTTGCCACGGAAACCTCGAGAGTAGACGCCCGTGTCCACGACGAGTCCCCAGTAGGCGCTGCGAACGGTTTTGTCCCTCAGGGCCGTGCGTGCCTCTCGCTCGGTTACGTTGTAGCTGACGTTGATGACCTGCACCATCAGCAGGTGGAGCAACCCACAGGTCACGATGCTGCTGTACCACGCACAGGTGAAGCAAAGTGCAGTGCTGAAACACGGACATGAGAAAAGATGCTCAATGGAAAACACTCTAAGTGTTGTGATTAAGTTCTTGttactgatttttttttttttactggtatCGAGTACCCAAAAAAGAAATATAgtatttttctttcccttttgctTAATCTTGTCcgtttgttatttttgtcatGTGAATTGTTGCCAGCAGACAACGGTGGAAACGTGAGAGAGTTGAAGAGATGAGTGCCGGTATTGTCAGAGTTTGTTGTGTTGAAGTACAGAAAGTGTAGCTTAGTGTTATACAAAAGATTTTAATGTCGTGGCTGAATGTTTAGCAGATTTCTACAATTTGGAGAACGAGACTTATCCAAGCAAAACCCACAATAACAGATCGGATCAAGTGAAAGGTAAAGTTGTACTTCTCTGTAGGGTCCTTTTCATAATGTTGATAGATACttataataacaatctgagcccgtcagtggcaaaaacaaaaattTTTAGCGGATGTCCATTCACGCTGAGGAATTGCCTCGAGCGTTTACATTGCAGCCGTTTCCCTCAATATTGGACCAATTTAGTGGTCATTTAGACAATCAGGTTCAGGTTGAAAAACAAGTTACCGTTTATGACTcgatttacattttaaatcataattGTTCTCATATTTACGTTTATAGTTTCTAAATTTGAAGGCATCTGATTTTTTGACCAAAACAAACGTCTGGCCtgagaacaaaaacaatgaatggacaacacttaaacacaccAATTTGACTATTTTTGGGACAAAAACCTATATCATCAGAATAAGGGGGCTTCAGATTCAGGAACATAGTAACTTTGAGGGAGTATAATGTGAAAGTTATCCAGCCCAGAGTGCACAAATTGTGAGTCTAGGCTCTCAGTACCTGTACTGGTTGTAGACCCCTGGGCAGTAGAGCAGGGCGGTGAAGAGGTGTTGATTGGGACAAACACTCTGCAGCACCAGGATGATCCCATACAGAGACGTCAACAGGAAGAGGACAAGCGTAAGCAGGAAGCTGCGGTGATTGGTCTGCCCCACACAGCTGTTTATCCTACCCGGGCACcgacacacaagtacacacagaggcagacaaAACATCGTACTGAGACCACAGGGTTACATTACACTACACACA
It contains:
- the ccdc191 gene encoding coiled-coil domain-containing protein 191 isoform X1, with translation MMTFPGHNHHLFRWRGLGKKKSVDKMLVKNGDIDQWRKRVEVASEFAVSEVFSHKKPRSGTNSRAVPLQSSDQLKDHDDAYSEAQALLSDWLSSKLRLELEVEEEDDLMCCNERRSRAALASAQPAALNYSNFDDLYNCLAEEEEQSAVNSFLQDLMEQEVLDFGVMEELALDVGQKRKKFRDPIVTMEARHLQVRENRARQEAERQRQQGEREARRDAREEAKRREREEETTKRQQARRQEDMVQQEMVTLRRRMEERRGLEQLVRQRERERVEGQRAARSLQSAPPPLTNQRPQDRERLYKEQKLQTMVHMVNLKRLQRHFSGWYSVVLDRRLRLGKAKALCDWKRQLRAWRAWRGVVWAEHQQREVVRAEEDFRAENRQRQLAVESDRRRLLRRCLNEWQLWCRIEKEQRELLAQQQETRRKMAALINAASTGKLMSTETPTFQAIMAPVEATNPPEAPEKVGGALTNPHVINYNAKEDHHRSSTLAPNASAVPQHKTPVGAVAQPTQPWQVTRRHAAPTAAKLHGAQQRGEGGGFICLKSAVSPASRFENRHAVQQQIITQQRKLLKEQQEKIAQLKEEQSVKSLELEMEKTTQLTQLSMLRASRPKSHKGELPEQRASRVTGEPDSLCAPPRKAAARQTCPHAIITAMEVRARQRAERRMEIEELKRKKDEEKLAEMKAAEEQRQREEEEEKRKAGEKKREEKRQEREREEEKQRQLKRQQELMKLARQHHRRNLLLRRGLAPWKRLIQIKQANIQLAEHHRKVFILRRCTRGWQQSARESLSEKEAFVDQLHQHFLLRRSLSCWKRLKDWRMIQEERAKRFNRTRTLRRFLLALLDHVTQERLVEWDRQELAQEHNNRSAAHDYPICSLCGCSVKFNLRASLITSQNVIISAQFGYSTGEKNTMP
- the ccdc191 gene encoding coiled-coil domain-containing protein 191 isoform X3 → MMTFPGHNHHLFRWRGLGKKKSVDKMLVKNGDIDQWRKRVEVASEFAVSEVFSHKKPRSGTNSRAVPLQSSDQLKDHDDAYSEDLYNCLAEEEEQSAVNSFLQDLMEQEVLDFGVMEELALDVGQKRKKFRDPIVTMEARHLQVRENRARQEAERQRQQGEREARRDAREEAKRREREEETTKRQQARRQEDMVQQEMVTLRRRMEERRGLEQLVRQRERERVEGQRAARSLQSAPPPLTNQRPQDRERLYKEQKLQTMVHMVNLKRLQRHFSGWYSVVLDRRLRLGKAKALCDWKRQLRAWRAWRGVVWAEHQQREVVRAEEDFRAENRQRQLAVESDRRRLLRRCLNEWQLWCRIEKEQRELLAQQQETRRKMAALINAASTGKLMSTETPTFQAIMAPVEATNPPEAPEKVGGALTNPHVINYNAKEDHHRSSTLAPNASAVPQHKTPVGAVAQPTQPWQVTRRHAAPTAAKLHGAQQRGEGGGFICLKSAVSPASRFENRHAVQQQIITQQRKLLKEQQEKIAQLKEEQSVKSLELEMEKTTQLTQLSMLRASRPKSHKGELPEQRASRVTGEPDSLCAPPRKAAARQTCPHAIITAMEVRARQRAERRMEIEELKRKKDEEKLAEMKAAEEQRQREEEEEKRKAGEKKREEKRQEREREEEKQRQLKRQQELMKLARQHHRRNLLLRRGLAPWKRLIQIKQANIQLAEHHRKVFILRRCTRGWQQSARESLSEKEAFVDQLHQHFLLRRSLSCWKRLKDWRMIQEERAKRFNRTRTLRRFLLALLDHVTQERLVEWDRQELAQEHNNRSAAHDYPICSLCGCSVKFNLRASLITSQNVIISAQFGYSTGEKNTMP
- the ccdc191 gene encoding coiled-coil domain-containing protein 191 isoform X4, whose protein sequence is MMTFPGHNHHLFRWRGLGKKKSVDKMLVKNGDIDQWRKRVEVASEFAVSEVFSHKKPRSGTNSRAVPLQSSDQLKDHDDAYSEDLYNCLAEEEEQSAVNSFLQDLMEQEVLDFGVMEELALDVGQKRKKFRDPIVTMEARHLQVRENRARQEAERQRQQGEREARRDAREEAKRREREEETTKRQQARRQEDMVQQEMVTLRRRMEERRGLEQLVRQRERERVEGQRAARSLQSAPPPLTNQRPQDRERLYKEQKLQTMVHMVNLKRLQRHFSGWYSVVLDRRLRLGKAKALCDWKRQLRAWRAWRGVVWAEHQQREVVRAEEDFRAENRQRQLAVESDRRRLLRRCLNEWQLWCRIEKEQRELLAQQQETRRKMAALINAASTGKLMSTETPTFQAIMAPVEATNPPEAPEKVGGALTNPHVINYNAKEDHHRSSTLAPNASAVPQHKTPVGAVAQPTQPWQVTRRHAAPTAAKLHGAQQRGEGGGFICLKSAVSPASRFENRHAVQQQIITQQRKLLKEQQEKIAQLKEEQSVKSLELEMEKTTQLTQLSMLRASRPKSHKGELPEQRASRVTGEPDSLCAPPRKAAARQTCPHAIITAMEVRARQRAERRMEIEELKRKKDEEKLAEMKAAEEQRQREEEEEKRKAGEKKREEKRQEREREEEKQRQLKRQQELMKLARQHHRRNLLLRRGLAPWKRLIQIKQANIQLAEHHRKVFILRRCTRGWQQSARESLSEKEAFVDQLHQHFLLRRSLSCWKRLKDWRMIQEERAKRFNRTRTLRRFLLALLDHVTQERLVEWDRQELAQEHNNRRVLRRCLLAWRQLPCLLRKERVKEQRREKLGQRVAEVLPDFGSYPL